Proteins encoded by one window of Lutibacter sp. A64:
- a CDS encoding ATP-binding protein, giving the protein MINKRLLIKNLLAQNDENSFYDKKLKVLLDSNEGKAKFLKHVCALSNSNPENNSYIVIGVEDQLNLIKGVDFFDDSKIQNLVNSYLENPPKIQYENIRFPSLPRYKVIGLVTIHPNNKITRLKKQLWKYAKGRIFYRRGSTSMSTLVKFELKSTNKEIVEAIEKKASNNIKLTLDGVFDFFERHKEAYNPIYKVFNEQFVLCWAGEKKIVGDKVFYSRVDIELIDEQVRLFYSALDEVKIEVNAQSFIITEYVFLRIKDEFDFYPLEKTVINFKENGKYDIVTKLLFKPPRFNKKELRCIFNNCNTILDKLKNKQPLSEVECEDVKELPTNYMICVLNQIPNAFSKLKESKSYLKNLENKSSYIKYKEAVRVLRKANYP; this is encoded by the coding sequence ATGATAAACAAACGTTTACTAATAAAAAATTTACTAGCACAAAATGATGAAAATAGCTTTTATGATAAAAAGTTAAAAGTGCTATTAGATTCTAATGAGGGGAAAGCTAAATTTTTAAAACACGTTTGCGCATTATCTAATTCTAACCCAGAAAATAATTCATACATAGTAATTGGAGTTGAAGATCAATTAAATTTAATTAAAGGTGTAGATTTTTTTGATGATAGTAAAATTCAAAATTTAGTAAATTCATATTTAGAAAATCCGCCTAAAATTCAATACGAAAACATCCGGTTTCCAAGCTTACCACGTTATAAAGTTATCGGTTTGGTTACTATACATCCTAATAATAAAATTACCCGTTTAAAAAAACAACTATGGAAATATGCAAAAGGACGTATTTTTTATAGAAGAGGAAGTACTTCTATGTCTACTTTAGTAAAATTTGAATTAAAAAGTACCAATAAAGAAATTGTAGAAGCTATTGAAAAAAAAGCGAGTAATAATATAAAACTAACATTAGATGGGGTTTTCGATTTTTTTGAAAGACATAAAGAAGCATATAATCCTATTTATAAAGTCTTTAATGAACAATTTGTGTTGTGTTGGGCTGGAGAGAAAAAAATTGTAGGAGATAAAGTTTTTTATTCTAGAGTTGATATTGAACTTATAGATGAGCAAGTCCGTTTGTTTTATTCTGCATTAGATGAAGTTAAGATAGAAGTGAATGCTCAATCGTTTATTATTACAGAATATGTTTTTTTAAGAATTAAAGACGAATTTGATTTTTATCCTTTAGAAAAAACAGTTATTAATTTTAAGGAAAATGGTAAATATGATATTGTAACAAAGCTTTTATTTAAACCGCCTCGTTTTAATAAAAAAGAACTACGATGTATATTTAATAATTGCAATACTATTTTAGATAAATTAAAAAATAAACAACCTCTAAGTGAGGTTGAGTGTGAAGATGTAAAAGAGTTACCAACAAATTATATGATTTGTGTGTTAAACCAAATACCCAATGCTTTTTCTAAATTAAAAGAATCTAAAAGCTATTTAAAAAACTTAGAAAATAAATCTAGTTATATAAAATATAAAGAAGCTGTGCGGGTTTTAAGAAAGGCAAATTACCCTTAA
- a CDS encoding SDR family NAD(P)-dependent oxidoreductase: MKSKTAFITGATSGIGKATAEIFAKNNINLILCGRRSERLTALKETLGKLTNVITLQFDVSDKDAVFKAIETLPSAFKKIDILINNAGNAHGLSSIQDGSIDDWDAMLDINVKGLLYVSKAIMPQMVNRNEGFIVNIGSIAGKDVYPNGNVYCASKHAVNALNKAMRIDLNKHNIRVAAIHPGAVETEFSEVRFKGDVEKAKNVYAGYKALQAIDIAEIIYFVITRPVHVNIEDLIVYPTAQASATILNKE, encoded by the coding sequence ATGAAATCAAAAACTGCATTTATAACAGGAGCAACTTCTGGTATAGGAAAAGCTACAGCAGAAATTTTTGCTAAAAACAATATAAATTTAATTCTTTGTGGTAGAAGAAGTGAACGTTTAACAGCGCTAAAAGAAACGTTGGGTAAATTAACCAATGTTATTACTTTACAATTTGACGTAAGTGATAAAGATGCCGTGTTTAAAGCTATAGAAACATTGCCTTCAGCTTTTAAAAAAATTGATATCTTAATTAATAATGCCGGAAATGCACATGGCTTAAGCAGTATTCAAGATGGTAGTATTGACGATTGGGACGCTATGTTAGATATTAATGTGAAAGGTTTGTTGTATGTTTCAAAAGCAATTATGCCTCAAATGGTAAATAGAAATGAGGGATTTATTGTAAATATAGGCTCTATTGCTGGGAAAGATGTATATCCTAACGGAAATGTGTATTGCGCATCTAAACACGCTGTAAATGCTTTAAATAAGGCAATGCGTATTGATTTAAATAAGCATAATATTAGAGTTGCTGCAATTCATCCGGGTGCAGTAGAAACAGAGTTTTCTGAAGTTCGTTTTAAAGGTGATGTAGAAAAAGCTAAAAATGTATATGCAGGTTACAAGGCTTTGCAAGCAATAGACATTGCAGAAATTATTTATTTTGTAATTACTCGCCCGGTTCATGTTAATATAGAAGATTTAATTGTTTATCCTACAGCGCAGGCAAGTGCAACAATTTTAAATAAAGAATAA